A genome region from Hymenobacter tibetensis includes the following:
- a CDS encoding TonB-dependent receptor → MKLSYYTSLLFVLVLLILHLPAIAQSATGTIQGRVLADGKPLELATVALPGTTLGTSTDAQGRYTLRAVPAGTHTLIFSSVGYQLQRRQLQILAGQTVEAVDVPLAALPAALSEVVVTGVSRATEIRKSPVPIAVLSKREVNINSNGNLIDAAVKGVPGLSAVTTGPNISKPFIRGLGYNRVLTMYNGLRQEGQQWGDEHGIEIDQYDIDRIEVVKGPASLIYGSDAVAGVINMLPRLPNGPAGQLHGDALTEYQTNNNLVGTSVGLHYNQKGWQYATRGSYRMAQAYRNAVEGRVYGTAFRELNLTAMTGVEKTWGATHLYATLYDNRQEIPDGSRDSLSRKFTRQVAEGEQDNLKNRPLVPTPDLSTYRINPLHQRIQHYRLLNRTRLQLGTGELHALLGAQQNVRREYNHPTAPAQAGLAVALNTYNYDLRYAAPAWLGLETTLGLNGMHQTNHNRAATDFPIPDYALTDIGGYLYAKKTFGKLDLSGGVRYDTRLLKWADFYVGTDSTTGFTTQLSASEAAGTDPQFAAFRTRYQGVSASLGATYNVSERLLLRANVARGYRAPNITEVGSNGLDPGAHIVYLGNRSFGPEFSLQQDLGLSAYLPDAEVSVSVFNNAIDNYIYQARLNGPDGQPVILVPGNTTYQYQQGRARLYGAEATVNLHPKALPMLAFNNSLAYVTGLNKEASLLETNGAAAKYLPFIPPLRTRSEVRLTSQQAWGALTNTYVRAVLDYTAPQHRFYAVDNTETRTAGYALVGLGAGTTLLGGSAKREVLQFFMQLDNAFNTTYQSHLNRLKYFEYYAASPNGRRGIYNQGRNLSVKVIVPF, encoded by the coding sequence ATGAAGCTCTCTTACTATACTTCGCTCCTTTTTGTGCTCGTATTGCTTATCCTGCACTTGCCAGCAATTGCGCAGTCTGCAACCGGGACTATTCAAGGGCGGGTGCTGGCGGACGGCAAGCCGCTCGAGTTAGCCACGGTAGCACTGCCGGGCACCACGCTTGGCACCTCCACTGATGCGCAGGGCCGCTATACGCTCCGAGCGGTGCCCGCTGGAACCCATACCCTGATTTTTTCGAGTGTGGGGTACCAACTACAGCGGCGGCAGCTGCAAATATTGGCCGGACAAACCGTAGAAGCAGTAGATGTGCCCCTTGCCGCTCTGCCAGCGGCGCTTTCTGAGGTGGTGGTTACGGGCGTAAGCCGGGCCACAGAAATCCGCAAAAGCCCGGTGCCCATTGCGGTGCTCAGCAAGCGCGAAGTGAATATTAATAGCAACGGTAACCTGATTGACGCGGCCGTGAAAGGGGTGCCGGGGCTGAGCGCCGTTACAACCGGGCCTAATATTTCCAAGCCCTTCATCCGGGGGCTGGGCTACAACCGAGTGCTGACTATGTACAACGGCCTGCGCCAGGAAGGCCAGCAGTGGGGCGACGAGCACGGCATCGAAATCGACCAGTACGACATCGACCGCATAGAAGTGGTAAAAGGCCCGGCTAGCTTGATTTACGGGTCGGATGCTGTAGCGGGCGTTATCAATATGCTGCCCCGGCTGCCCAACGGGCCAGCGGGCCAACTCCACGGCGACGCCCTGACCGAGTACCAAACCAACAACAACTTGGTGGGCACGTCGGTGGGGCTGCATTACAACCAGAAGGGCTGGCAATACGCAACGCGGGGCTCGTACCGGATGGCGCAGGCGTACCGCAACGCCGTGGAAGGCCGCGTGTATGGCACGGCCTTTCGGGAGCTAAACCTAACGGCCATGACCGGCGTGGAAAAAACATGGGGTGCAACGCACCTATACGCCACTCTCTATGACAACCGGCAGGAAATACCCGACGGCAGCCGTGATTCGCTGAGCCGAAAATTTACGCGGCAAGTGGCCGAGGGCGAGCAAGACAACCTCAAAAACCGTCCGCTGGTGCCCACACCCGATTTGAGCACGTACCGCATCAATCCGCTGCACCAGCGGATTCAGCACTACCGCTTGCTGAACCGGACCCGCCTGCAACTGGGGACCGGCGAGCTGCACGCACTCCTTGGAGCGCAGCAAAACGTCCGTCGCGAGTACAACCACCCTACCGCTCCTGCCCAGGCGGGCTTGGCGGTGGCCTTGAACACCTACAACTACGACTTGCGCTACGCAGCACCCGCCTGGCTAGGCCTGGAAACCACGTTGGGCCTGAACGGCATGCACCAAACCAACCACAACCGCGCCGCTACCGACTTTCCTATCCCCGACTATGCGCTAACTGATATCGGCGGGTACCTGTATGCCAAAAAGACTTTCGGGAAGCTCGATCTTTCCGGCGGGGTGCGCTATGATACGCGCCTACTAAAGTGGGCCGACTTTTACGTAGGCACCGATTCCACTACGGGCTTTACCACCCAACTATCCGCCAGTGAAGCCGCCGGCACCGACCCGCAGTTTGCCGCTTTCCGCACGCGCTACCAGGGGGTATCGGCTAGTTTGGGAGCCACCTACAACGTGTCGGAGCGGCTGTTGCTGCGGGCCAATGTGGCCCGGGGCTACCGGGCGCCCAACATCACAGAGGTAGGTTCCAACGGCCTCGACCCGGGCGCACACATTGTGTACTTAGGCAACCGGAGCTTCGGGCCGGAGTTCAGCTTGCAGCAGGACCTGGGGCTAAGCGCCTACCTGCCCGATGCCGAAGTGAGTGTGAGCGTGTTCAACAATGCCATCGACAATTACATCTACCAGGCCCGCCTAAATGGCCCCGATGGGCAGCCCGTCATCCTTGTGCCTGGCAACACCACCTACCAATACCAGCAGGGCCGGGCGCGGCTCTACGGGGCCGAAGCAACGGTGAACCTGCATCCGAAAGCCTTGCCGATGCTGGCTTTCAACAACAGCTTAGCCTACGTAACGGGCCTCAACAAAGAAGCAAGCTTGCTGGAAACCAACGGCGCAGCAGCTAAATACCTGCCTTTTATCCCGCCCTTGCGCACTCGGTCGGAAGTGCGCCTCACCAGCCAACAGGCGTGGGGTGCGCTGACCAACACCTACGTGCGCGCCGTGCTGGATTATACTGCGCCGCAGCATCGTTTCTACGCCGTTGACAACACGGAAACGCGCACGGCTGGCTACGCCTTGGTGGGGCTTGGGGCAGGCACTACGCTGCTGGGTGGTTCTGCAAAGCGAGAAGTCCTGCAATTTTTTATGCAGCTTGACAACGCCTTTAACACCACGTACCAGTCGCACCTTAATCGGCTGAAATACTTCGAGTACTATGCTGCCTCCCCCAACGGGCGGCGCGGGATTTACAACCAGGGGCGCAATCTGAGCGTGAAAGTTATTGTGCCGTTCTAG
- a CDS encoding transporter: MTRILLLLTCTWLSLLTTSGYAQAPADTLKRATSSEAGGSSSGGRQLRPLNADRPGVTESPNTIDPGHFQFETDLVRLTNSRPGQQPRSRMLRLNAFAIRAGISDKTEVQVFVDPYTVEKDWEQGSEPERHAGFGDMAVRVKHNFIGDDDETEALVIAAIGFVRLPTGGREGAGGYEYGLLLPATYNFQNDWHISAQAASLLSYDREKEKHYVELAPSFALDHGFNEWLAVFAEFSTRLDLDSKQWNSAINVGPIFHVSERVQLDFGRRFAISRFSDREYYVGLVFER; encoded by the coding sequence ATGACCCGAATTCTTCTCTTGCTTACGTGTACGTGGCTTTCTCTACTGACTACTTCCGGCTATGCACAAGCCCCGGCCGACACGCTCAAACGCGCTACGTCTTCGGAGGCTGGCGGCTCATCATCGGGCGGGCGGCAATTGCGTCCTCTCAACGCCGACCGTCCTGGTGTCACAGAAAGCCCTAACACCATCGACCCAGGCCATTTCCAGTTTGAAACCGACCTTGTGCGGCTTACCAACAGCAGGCCAGGGCAACAACCCCGGTCCCGGATGCTACGCCTGAACGCCTTTGCCATTCGGGCAGGCATCAGCGACAAAACCGAAGTGCAGGTTTTCGTTGATCCTTACACGGTGGAAAAAGATTGGGAACAAGGCAGTGAGCCCGAGCGCCACGCAGGCTTCGGCGATATGGCCGTGCGGGTGAAACACAACTTCATCGGTGATGACGACGAAACCGAGGCCCTAGTGATAGCCGCCATTGGCTTTGTGCGGTTGCCTACCGGTGGCCGGGAAGGAGCAGGTGGCTATGAGTATGGACTGCTACTACCAGCCACGTATAACTTCCAAAACGACTGGCACATCAGTGCTCAAGCAGCTTCCCTGCTTAGCTACGACCGCGAAAAAGAAAAGCATTATGTAGAGCTAGCCCCTTCCTTTGCTCTCGACCACGGCTTCAATGAGTGGCTGGCCGTTTTCGCGGAGTTTTCAACCCGCCTCGATTTGGATAGCAAGCAGTGGAATTCTGCCATCAACGTAGGGCCTATCTTCCACGTTTCGGAACGGGTGCAATTGGACTTTGGGCGCCGCTTTGCCATTAGCCGCTTCTCCGACCGAGAATACTACGTAGGACTGGTGTTTGAACGGTAG
- a CDS encoding SPW repeat domain-containing protein translates to MKILSPTAHGVVDVMFITFLAMAPIMFDLEPAVDTACFVMVGGYLALTLLTDFKMGLIRLVPFPIHGWLDLLTGIALLAAPFLFHFPAGSAERNLSWVLGAVSVVTWLITDWKFQSRSMMTDNG, encoded by the coding sequence ATGAAAATCCTGTCACCTACCGCCCACGGTGTCGTTGATGTAATGTTCATCACTTTCTTGGCCATGGCTCCCATTATGTTCGATTTGGAGCCTGCCGTTGATACCGCCTGTTTTGTAATGGTGGGCGGCTACCTGGCTCTGACGCTCCTAACCGATTTCAAAATGGGGCTCATTCGCCTGGTGCCCTTTCCCATCCACGGCTGGCTTGACTTGCTAACGGGCATTGCGTTGCTGGCTGCCCCCTTCCTTTTCCACTTCCCGGCGGGTAGCGCCGAGCGCAACTTATCTTGGGTGCTAGGCGCAGTATCGGTTGTCACATGGCTTATCACCGACTGGAAATTTCAATCTCGCTCGATGATGACCGACAATGGGTAA
- a CDS encoding SPW repeat domain-containing protein: MLTVESDILHPFHSNHETIMKVISPRVHGMLDYGTIALFALAPTIFNFDGPYATVCYVLAAGYLVITLLTDFPMGVARMIPFPIHGGLELVSGLALLAAPFLFGFSDDNHEARNFFMGMGILFLGTWMLTDWKANTHTSATHNAMMPNHQH; the protein is encoded by the coding sequence ATGTTGACCGTAGAAAGTGACATACTTCATCCTTTCCACTCCAACCACGAAACCATCATGAAAGTAATATCACCCCGCGTGCACGGCATGCTCGACTACGGCACCATTGCCCTGTTTGCATTAGCTCCTACCATCTTCAATTTCGATGGCCCATACGCCACCGTCTGTTACGTCCTAGCCGCCGGCTATCTGGTCATCACGCTCCTAACCGACTTCCCTATGGGTGTGGCCCGTATGATTCCGTTCCCGATTCATGGCGGCTTGGAACTGGTAAGCGGGTTGGCTCTGCTGGCCGCACCCTTCCTGTTTGGCTTCAGCGACGACAACCACGAAGCTCGCAATTTCTTCATGGGCATGGGCATTCTGTTCCTGGGTACTTGGATGCTTACTGACTGGAAGGCCAACACTCATACGAGTGCCACGCACAATGCCATGATGCCAAACCATCAGCACTAA
- a CDS encoding DUF1501 domain-containing protein — MATSRRDFLKTSVLASSLLFVPKFLHALDRQGLQKLADANGRRLVVVQLGGGNDGLNTIIPFRNDLYYKARPTLGIKEQSGILALDKDLGFNPAMTQLKGLYDQGHVAVLNSVGYPNPDRSHFRSMDIWQSGSASDQYVSTGWLGRYLDSNCPACQVPYNGLEVDDTLSLAMKGALRKGLALKNPEKFHQITQNRFLAQVSGEKPAGAVSELDYLYQTLAETTSSADYLYQTSKVYKSSVAYPTTEFGRNLKTTAELINSGIETRVFYVSLTGFDTHVRQQEQQGKLLGDLSNGLASFAEDLQQARNFNDTLVVVFSEFGRRVTQNASNGTDHGTANNVLLLGGGLRQKGILNNAPDLENLLDGDLRHQLDFRSLYASILHDWLQADDKAILGQEFERLKGLV, encoded by the coding sequence ATGGCTACTTCCCGCCGCGACTTTCTAAAGACTTCCGTGCTGGCCAGCAGCTTGCTGTTCGTGCCGAAATTCTTGCATGCCCTAGACCGCCAAGGCCTCCAGAAACTAGCGGATGCCAATGGCCGCCGGCTGGTGGTGGTGCAGCTAGGCGGCGGCAACGACGGGCTGAACACCATCATTCCGTTTCGCAACGACCTCTACTACAAAGCCCGCCCTACGCTGGGTATCAAAGAACAAAGCGGCATCCTAGCGCTCGACAAAGACTTGGGCTTCAATCCCGCCATGACCCAACTGAAGGGGCTCTACGACCAAGGCCACGTGGCCGTGCTGAACTCAGTAGGCTACCCCAACCCCGACAGGTCACACTTCCGCTCCATGGACATCTGGCAGAGTGGCTCGGCCTCCGATCAATACGTGAGCACCGGCTGGCTGGGCCGCTACCTCGACTCCAACTGCCCGGCTTGCCAAGTGCCCTACAACGGGCTGGAAGTGGATGATACGCTGAGCCTGGCCATGAAAGGTGCGCTGCGCAAAGGGCTGGCGCTGAAGAACCCCGAGAAGTTTCACCAGATAACGCAGAACCGATTTCTTGCGCAAGTGAGCGGGGAAAAGCCGGCTGGGGCAGTATCGGAACTGGACTACCTCTACCAGACGCTGGCCGAAACCACTTCTTCGGCCGATTACCTCTACCAGACGTCTAAGGTCTACAAGTCCAGCGTGGCGTACCCCACCACCGAGTTTGGCCGCAACCTGAAAACCACGGCGGAGCTGATTAACTCTGGTATCGAAACGCGGGTGTTCTATGTGTCGCTCACTGGGTTTGACACGCACGTACGGCAGCAAGAGCAGCAAGGAAAATTGCTCGGCGACTTGTCGAACGGCTTGGCGTCTTTCGCCGAAGACCTGCAACAAGCCCGCAACTTCAACGATACGCTGGTCGTGGTGTTTTCGGAGTTCGGCCGTCGCGTAACCCAGAACGCCAGCAACGGCACCGACCACGGTACGGCCAACAACGTGCTCTTACTTGGGGGTGGGCTTCGGCAAAAAGGAATACTCAACAACGCGCCCGACTTGGAAAACCTGCTCGACGGCGACTTGCGCCACCAACTGGATTTCCGTAGCCTTTACGCCTCCATCCTGCACGACTGGCTGCAAGCCGACGACAAAGCTATTCTGGGCCAGGAGTTTGAGCGGCTGAAAGGGTTGGTGTAG
- a CDS encoding DUF1800 domain-containing protein: MTTTQQHLQHLYWRAGFGPRPEDLASGVSPRKALRQLLRDSEKVELLGNPAMQYQEPLTPFVALPSGAGTPQNGMVTTPDQTALGSRSKQPPADASPANRGELLQGMNTLPLLRRESMTAQQRKMQNDRIRQAFYAMNTGWLGRMATSPAQLREKLTFFWHGHFACRVRRPDAALQLNNTIRQLALGKFGDLLLAVSKEPAMLQFLNNQQNRKQRPNENFAREVMELFTMGRGNYTEKDVKEAARAFTGWGYNGQSQFVFRANQHDEDPKTFLGHTGNFTGEQVLRIILEQPRTAEFIATKMYRFFVNDTPHPAHIQPLAQAFFKSDYDISALVEQMFSAEWFYEAANVGTRIKSPIELLAGIKRTTGLQLADSKPLIVFQKALGQTLFEPPNVAGWPGGRNWIDSSSLLYRLQLPSVLLRNAEFQVALKEDENDIAPQVSKSDRTFRQQVKATVQLAPIQAMLAKTAPNQQAAKLSELLLQTPIRPENLALVQKAADAVPAEGRLRAMVTSMLSLPEYQLM; the protein is encoded by the coding sequence ATGACAACGACGCAACAGCACCTACAGCACTTGTATTGGCGTGCCGGGTTTGGACCTCGCCCCGAGGATTTGGCCAGCGGCGTAAGCCCACGTAAAGCACTGCGTCAGCTCCTGCGTGATTCCGAAAAGGTGGAGCTGCTCGGCAATCCGGCCATGCAGTACCAGGAGCCGCTTACCCCGTTTGTGGCCCTGCCATCGGGGGCGGGTACTCCTCAAAACGGCATGGTAACGACGCCAGACCAAACAGCCTTGGGTTCGAGGAGCAAGCAGCCACCTGCCGATGCCTCTCCAGCTAATAGGGGAGAACTGCTGCAGGGCATGAATACGCTGCCGTTGTTGCGCCGGGAGAGCATGACGGCGCAGCAGCGCAAGATGCAGAACGACAGGATCAGGCAAGCTTTTTACGCTATGAATACTGGCTGGCTAGGTCGGATGGCTACCTCGCCGGCGCAATTGCGGGAGAAGCTCACGTTTTTCTGGCATGGCCATTTCGCCTGCCGCGTACGGCGGCCCGATGCGGCGCTGCAACTCAACAATACCATCCGCCAGTTGGCGCTAGGCAAATTCGGCGACCTGCTGCTGGCGGTGAGCAAGGAGCCAGCTATGCTGCAATTCCTCAACAACCAGCAAAACCGCAAGCAGCGCCCCAACGAGAACTTTGCCCGGGAAGTGATGGAGCTTTTCACGATGGGCCGCGGCAACTACACCGAGAAAGATGTGAAAGAAGCGGCCCGCGCCTTCACAGGCTGGGGGTACAATGGGCAAAGCCAATTTGTGTTCCGCGCCAACCAGCACGATGAGGACCCGAAAACCTTCCTGGGGCACACCGGCAACTTCACCGGCGAGCAGGTGCTGCGCATCATCTTGGAGCAGCCGCGCACCGCCGAGTTTATTGCCACCAAGATGTATCGCTTCTTCGTGAACGATACGCCCCATCCGGCGCATATTCAGCCGCTGGCCCAGGCGTTCTTCAAGAGCGACTACGATATCAGTGCGCTGGTGGAGCAGATGTTTTCCGCCGAATGGTTTTACGAAGCCGCCAACGTCGGGACGCGCATCAAGTCGCCAATAGAACTGTTAGCGGGCATTAAGCGCACCACAGGGTTGCAGCTAGCGGATAGCAAACCGCTGATTGTGTTTCAGAAAGCGCTGGGCCAGACATTGTTCGAGCCGCCAAACGTGGCGGGCTGGCCCGGTGGCCGCAACTGGATAGATTCGTCGTCGTTGCTTTACCGGTTGCAGCTGCCTTCCGTGCTGCTCCGAAACGCCGAGTTCCAAGTGGCCTTGAAGGAAGACGAAAACGACATTGCACCGCAGGTGTCGAAGTCGGACCGTACGTTTCGGCAGCAGGTGAAAGCCACTGTGCAACTGGCGCCAATACAGGCGATGCTGGCCAAGACTGCCCCCAACCAGCAAGCTGCCAAGCTCAGCGAACTGTTGTTGCAGACACCTATTCGACCCGAAAACCTAGCGCTGGTCCAGAAAGCAGCCGATGCAGTTCCCGCTGAAGGCCGCCTGCGTGCCATGGTAACCAGCATGCTCAGTTTGCCGGAGTACCAGCTGATGTAG
- a CDS encoding DUF5672 family protein, translated as MKKALATVVIPIHLEEPSELEKISLSQTLSVLHKYPIVFMAATELNTKWYEEFCRGKAEVTVERFEWQGRNAFGELLTNPVYYQRFLPYEYMMICHLDAFVFRDELEKWCSLGYDYIGAVIYNPSFFSPDTPVRKILGFSQPEYFGNGGFAIKKVSTFYHITSKFRAYINFYHWIRRLRKRGFLDDIFLTNHFPKLLRSFKIPPVALAQNFGAEYVDWKESELPFNNHDINSLPFGVHGWIQFHQDFWKPCIRHFGHAI; from the coding sequence ATGAAGAAGGCTCTCGCCACTGTAGTAATACCCATTCATTTAGAAGAACCGTCGGAGCTGGAAAAGATTTCTCTCTCCCAAACCCTCTCCGTCCTACACAAGTATCCTATCGTGTTCATGGCGGCTACTGAACTGAATACCAAGTGGTATGAAGAGTTTTGCCGGGGAAAAGCGGAAGTAACCGTCGAGCGGTTTGAGTGGCAGGGCCGTAATGCTTTTGGAGAATTGCTAACCAACCCCGTCTACTATCAGCGCTTTTTGCCTTACGAATACATGATGATTTGCCACCTCGACGCCTTCGTGTTTCGCGACGAGCTGGAAAAATGGTGCTCCCTGGGCTACGACTACATTGGAGCTGTCATTTATAATCCCTCTTTTTTCAGTCCCGACACGCCGGTGCGGAAAATCCTGGGATTCAGCCAGCCGGAATATTTCGGCAACGGCGGATTCGCCATCAAAAAGGTTAGCACGTTCTACCACATTACGTCCAAATTCAGGGCGTATATCAACTTCTATCACTGGATAAGAAGGCTGCGGAAAAGGGGCTTTTTGGATGACATCTTTCTTACCAACCATTTCCCTAAACTCTTGCGCAGCTTCAAAATACCGCCCGTGGCGCTGGCCCAAAACTTCGGCGCTGAATATGTAGACTGGAAGGAAAGCGAGTTGCCATTCAATAACCACGACATCAACAGCCTGCCTTTCGGGGTACACGGCTGGATTCAGTTTCACCAGGATTTCTGGAAGCCCTGCATCCGGCATTTTGGCCACGCTATCTGA
- a CDS encoding lamin tail domain-containing protein, whose product MKKLLLLFLLAPFAASAQLLDTFADGNFTQNPAWTGDGASFQVNAQQLQSNGPAVTGTTLQLVTPSQAAAGGTTWEFWANLRLATSSGNYADVWLTSEQADLKATGNRGYFVRLGGTADEVALFRKDASGSPVYVVNGADGTLASTTSNLVRVRVTRSAQDVWTLERDLAGTTTYVREGTATDATLQRGAYFGVQLTYSSANSRAFYFDDFRVADTAAPAPHTVTVVATRQLDVLFNEAVTTQAASSYRLVAAGAPSVASAQRDAANPALVHLTLTADLPVGTTTLEIRNITDLYGNTAAGPLTVSFQNNGFAAAPTSNQVLITEIFADETPTVGLPTAEYLEIHNPSATAVLDLTGVRLLKAGSTSSPAVFPAGAVLLPGEYAVVCGSTRTAQFTSFGKVFGLTNFPSLTNSGDQLLLRGRTGQTLFEVNYSDTWYKDSRKKEGGWSLELVDTSNPCAGIENWMASTDASGGTPGRTNAARATNPDRTAPLLQRALALNASTIRLFFGEKLDSTASANPALYTLAPAISGVRVAPVGPDFRSVDLLLSAPLQPNQPLTVAVSAATDCVGNAAGPTTSATFALPVPVAAGDVVLNEILFNPRTSAVDFVELLNRSTKYLDVQGWQLGAEKPDGTTDQNLVNSSPHVLAPGQLLLLTTRPDVVRSQYPTSAEPATFLQMAGFPTYPDDAGIVVLHDAQGRLLDRYAYAEEHHLKLLDDLNGVSLERIRAEGPSTASNFHSAASAVGYATPGRHNSQQQEDPSGGKLFSIAPEVFTPDEDGQQDFTTLNYSLDSPGYAASVTVYDAQGRIARRLVRNETLATAGFFQWDGLTDRGQKAAIGYYVLLIELFKPNSGEKHQYKKTVVLGTRF is encoded by the coding sequence GTGAAAAAACTACTACTACTATTCCTGCTAGCGCCGTTTGCTGCTAGTGCGCAGCTGCTCGATACATTTGCCGACGGTAACTTCACCCAGAATCCGGCCTGGACTGGCGACGGAGCTAGTTTCCAGGTAAACGCGCAGCAGCTCCAAAGCAACGGCCCCGCCGTTACGGGTACCACGCTGCAACTCGTAACGCCAAGCCAGGCTGCCGCCGGAGGAACCACCTGGGAGTTCTGGGCGAACCTGCGGCTGGCTACCAGCAGCGGCAACTACGCCGATGTATGGCTAACATCAGAGCAAGCGGACTTAAAAGCCACTGGCAACCGTGGGTACTTCGTGCGCCTGGGTGGCACCGCTGATGAGGTAGCCTTGTTCCGAAAAGACGCCAGTGGCAGCCCGGTATATGTAGTGAATGGCGCCGATGGCACTCTGGCTTCCACCACCAGTAACCTGGTTCGGGTGCGCGTAACTCGCTCCGCGCAGGACGTCTGGACGCTGGAGCGGGACTTGGCCGGCACCACCACCTACGTCCGAGAAGGCACGGCCACGGATGCTACGTTGCAGCGTGGAGCCTATTTCGGGGTCCAGCTAACGTACTCGTCGGCCAACAGCCGCGCTTTCTATTTCGACGACTTTCGCGTTGCGGACACTGCCGCGCCGGCTCCGCACACGGTTACCGTTGTTGCAACTCGGCAGTTGGACGTGCTGTTCAACGAGGCTGTTACCACACAGGCTGCCAGCAGCTACCGCCTAGTAGCGGCCGGAGCACCTTCCGTAGCAAGCGCCCAGCGCGACGCGGCGAATCCTGCGCTGGTGCACCTAACCCTAACTGCCGATCTGCCAGTGGGAACTACCACGTTGGAAATCCGCAACATCACGGACCTGTACGGGAACACGGCTGCTGGGCCACTGACGGTGAGTTTCCAGAACAACGGCTTTGCTGCGGCGCCCACCTCGAATCAGGTGCTTATCACGGAAATATTTGCCGACGAAACTCCAACCGTAGGACTACCCACCGCCGAGTACTTGGAGATTCACAATCCGTCGGCTACGGCGGTGCTGGATTTAACTGGGGTACGGCTACTGAAGGCAGGTAGCACCAGCAGCCCGGCCGTGTTTCCCGCGGGGGCTGTGCTGTTGCCAGGCGAATACGCCGTGGTATGCGGCAGCACCCGAACGGCGCAGTTCACTTCCTTCGGCAAGGTGTTCGGGCTAACCAACTTTCCTAGCCTAACCAATTCCGGCGACCAACTGCTGCTGCGCGGGCGTACCGGCCAAACGCTGTTCGAGGTGAACTACTCCGATACGTGGTATAAAGACAGCCGCAAAAAAGAGGGCGGATGGAGCCTGGAGCTAGTAGATACCAGCAACCCGTGTGCAGGTATTGAAAACTGGATGGCCAGTACCGACGCCAGCGGCGGCACGCCCGGCCGAACCAACGCTGCCCGTGCCACCAACCCCGACCGTACTGCCCCCCTGCTCCAGCGCGCTTTAGCGTTGAATGCTTCCACTATTCGCTTGTTCTTCGGGGAAAAGCTGGACAGCACGGCATCAGCTAATCCCGCTCTGTACACGCTCGCGCCTGCCATATCTGGGGTGCGCGTAGCGCCCGTCGGACCCGATTTTCGGAGCGTGGACCTGCTGCTAAGTGCCCCGTTACAACCCAATCAGCCCCTAACCGTGGCCGTCAGCGCTGCTACCGACTGCGTGGGCAATGCGGCTGGCCCCACCACGTCGGCCACCTTTGCGCTGCCGGTGCCCGTGGCCGCTGGCGATGTAGTGCTCAATGAAATCCTGTTCAACCCCCGTACAAGTGCCGTGGACTTTGTGGAATTGCTTAACCGCTCCACTAAGTACCTGGATGTACAAGGGTGGCAATTAGGAGCTGAAAAGCCAGACGGCACCACCGACCAGAACCTCGTGAATAGTAGCCCCCACGTACTGGCCCCCGGCCAGTTGCTGCTGCTCACCACGCGCCCCGATGTGGTAAGGAGCCAGTACCCAACCAGCGCCGAGCCCGCCACTTTCTTGCAGATGGCAGGTTTCCCTACCTACCCAGATGATGCTGGCATTGTGGTACTGCACGATGCGCAAGGCCGTTTGCTGGACCGCTATGCCTACGCCGAGGAGCACCACCTGAAGCTGCTCGATGACTTGAATGGCGTGTCGCTGGAGCGGATTCGGGCTGAAGGACCAAGTACGGCAAGCAACTTTCACTCAGCGGCCAGTGCTGTTGGGTATGCCACTCCGGGCCGCCACAACTCACAGCAGCAAGAGGACCCCAGCGGCGGCAAACTGTTCAGCATAGCGCCCGAAGTATTCACGCCCGATGAAGACGGCCAGCAGGATTTTACCACCCTCAACTACAGCCTAGACAGCCCGGGCTATGCGGCCAGCGTGACTGTATACGATGCGCAAGGCCGCATAGCGCGCCGCCTGGTCCGCAATGAAACCCTGGCAACCGCTGGCTTTTTTCAGTGGGATGGCCTGACCGACCGCGGGCAGAAAGCAGCAATTGGCTATTACGTGCTGCTGATTGAGTTATTCAAACCCAATAGCGGCGAAAAGCACCAATACAAAAAGACGGTAGTACTCGGAACACGTTTCTAG